In a genomic window of Acidobacteriota bacterium:
- a CDS encoding homogentisate 1,2-dioxygenase — protein MPIYHQLGSIPRKRHIVFRRSDGKLYYEELVGNKGFVGPSSLVYHLRHPTQVRHVRLLKALDWQVDTTPAFRHRHFRTGRLAPGGSLTADRIPLLFNGDCALSFAQPEREDDYFYRNAQGDEVVYVSDGEGVLETQFGELAFRAGDYLVIPRGILHRYRFGSTPLRCLVIESTGYVRTPKRYRNEHGQLTENAPFSERDIRRPATLPVVDESGEFRLVVKKDHQLVEVVLDHHPFDVVGWDGYYYPWAFNIHDFEPRVGRVHLPPPIHQTFESDGFVVCSFCPRPYDFDPEAVPVPYNHSNVMSDEVLYYASSEFMSRKGIEYGSVTLHPDGVPHGPHPGRTEQSLGQKATDELAVMVDTFRPLRVSTAALAIEDPDYYRSWAEAAR, from the coding sequence ATGCCCATCTACCATCAGCTCGGCTCGATCCCGAGAAAGCGCCACATCGTCTTCCGACGTTCCGACGGCAAGCTCTATTACGAGGAGCTCGTCGGCAACAAGGGCTTCGTCGGCCCCTCGTCGCTCGTGTATCACCTGCGACACCCGACGCAGGTTCGTCACGTGCGGTTGCTCAAGGCCCTCGATTGGCAGGTCGACACCACCCCGGCATTCCGGCACCGCCATTTCCGGACGGGACGCCTCGCGCCGGGGGGGAGCCTGACGGCCGACCGCATCCCGCTCCTGTTCAACGGCGACTGCGCCCTGTCGTTTGCCCAGCCCGAACGGGAAGACGACTACTTCTACCGGAATGCTCAGGGTGATGAAGTCGTATACGTCAGCGATGGCGAGGGCGTGCTCGAGACGCAGTTCGGCGAGCTGGCGTTTCGCGCCGGCGACTACCTCGTGATCCCGCGCGGGATCCTCCACCGGTACCGCTTCGGCTCGACGCCGCTCAGGTGCCTCGTGATCGAGAGCACGGGGTACGTCCGCACGCCGAAACGCTATCGCAACGAGCACGGGCAGCTCACCGAGAACGCGCCCTTCTCGGAACGCGACATCCGCCGTCCGGCGACGCTGCCCGTCGTCGACGAATCGGGGGAGTTCCGGCTCGTCGTCAAGAAGGACCACCAGCTCGTGGAGGTCGTGCTCGACCACCACCCGTTCGACGTGGTCGGGTGGGACGGCTACTACTACCCGTGGGCCTTCAACATCCACGACTTCGAGCCGCGCGTGGGGCGCGTGCACCTGCCGCCACCGATTCACCAGACGTTCGAGAGCGACGGGTTCGTCGTCTGCTCGTTCTGCCCGCGGCCGTACGACTTCGATCCCGAGGCCGTGCCGGTGCCCTACAATCACTCGAACGTGATGTCGGACGAGGTGCTGTACTACGCGTCGTCGGAGTTCATGAGCCGCAAGGGTATCGAGTACGGCTCGGTCACGCTTCACCCGGATGGTGTCCCCCACGGGCCGCATCCCGGCCGCACCGAGCAGTCGCTCGGCCAGAAGGCGACCGACGAACTGGCGGTGATGGTCGACACGTTCCGGCCGCTCAGGGTCAGCACGGCCGCGCTCGCCATCGAGGATCCCGACTACTACCGCTCGTGGGCCGAGGCGGCGCGGTGA
- a CDS encoding sodium:solute symporter family protein has product MSIHLPLLLVYSVVLVALGLWIGRRVKSAGDFFVAGRRLGPGLLFSTMLAANIGAGSTVGAAGLGYRDGLSAWWWVGSAGLGSLVLAFWIGPLIRRVAASHDLRTVGDFLEHRYGRSVRGVISLLLWLGTLSILAGQLIALAWVLDVVAGVPKYLGCLIGGAVMTTYFVAGGLLTSAWVNMVQLVVLVVGFSLALPLALGSVGGWEAFRAGTLPAPDYWQFVEGGRSGWMYLALLGPAFIVSPGLLQKIYGARDDRTVRIGVAANGGVLLVFAFMPALLGMIARTAHPGLGNHELALPTLLMHDVPPLVGSLGLAALFSAEVSSADAILFMLSTSLSQDLYRRYVNPEASDARVLRVARITAFVAGSLGVLLAIVSPSVIGALSIFYGLLSVSLFVPIVVGLNTGRGGTPEALAAIGTGVSLMVAAQLFTGGTGLWGLTPAMVGLLTSAVAFAFVALGRAGR; this is encoded by the coding sequence GTGAGCATCCACCTCCCGCTGCTGCTCGTCTACTCGGTCGTCCTCGTGGCCCTCGGCCTGTGGATCGGCCGCCGGGTGAAGAGCGCAGGCGACTTCTTCGTGGCCGGACGCCGTCTCGGCCCCGGGCTCCTGTTCTCGACGATGCTCGCGGCCAACATCGGGGCGGGGTCGACCGTGGGAGCCGCGGGGCTCGGGTACCGCGACGGCCTCTCCGCGTGGTGGTGGGTCGGGTCGGCGGGGCTCGGGTCGCTGGTGCTCGCGTTCTGGATCGGGCCGCTCATCCGTCGGGTCGCCGCGAGCCACGACCTGCGTACGGTCGGCGACTTCCTCGAGCACCGGTACGGCCGGAGCGTGCGCGGCGTGATCTCGCTGCTGCTCTGGCTGGGCACGCTCTCGATCCTCGCCGGGCAACTGATTGCGCTGGCCTGGGTGCTCGACGTCGTCGCCGGTGTGCCGAAGTACCTGGGTTGCCTGATTGGCGGGGCCGTGATGACCACGTACTTCGTGGCCGGCGGCCTCCTGACCTCGGCCTGGGTCAACATGGTGCAGCTCGTCGTGCTCGTGGTGGGGTTCTCGCTCGCCCTGCCGCTCGCCCTCGGTTCGGTGGGCGGGTGGGAAGCGTTCCGGGCCGGCACGCTGCCAGCGCCCGACTACTGGCAGTTCGTCGAGGGGGGCCGCTCGGGGTGGATGTACCTGGCGTTGCTCGGGCCGGCCTTCATCGTCTCGCCCGGGCTGTTGCAGAAGATTTACGGGGCGCGCGACGACCGCACCGTGCGGATCGGCGTGGCGGCCAACGGCGGTGTCCTGCTCGTCTTCGCCTTCATGCCCGCGTTGCTCGGGATGATCGCGCGCACGGCGCATCCGGGGCTCGGCAACCACGAGCTGGCGTTGCCCACGCTGCTCATGCACGACGTGCCGCCGCTCGTCGGCAGTCTCGGCCTCGCCGCGCTGTTCTCGGCGGAGGTCAGCTCCGCGGACGCGATCCTCTTCATGCTGTCGACGTCGCTGTCGCAGGATCTGTATCGGCGGTACGTCAATCCCGAGGCCAGCGACGCCCGCGTGCTGAGGGTCGCCCGCATCACGGCGTTCGTCGCTGGCAGCCTCGGCGTGTTGCTCGCCATCGTCTCGCCGAGCGTCATCGGCGCGCTCAGCATCTTCTACGGGCTGCTCAGCGTCAGCCTGTTCGTGCCAATCGTCGTCGGGCTCAACACCGGGCGCGGCGGCACGCCGGAAGCGCTGGCCGCCATCGGCACTGGCGTGAGCCTGATGGTGGCCGCGCAGCTGTTCACGGGAGGAACGGGCCTCTGGGGGCTGACGCCGGCGATGGTGGGGTTACTGACGTCGGCCGTGGCTTTCGCGTTCGTCGCGCTCGGGCGGGCCGGGCGGTGA
- a CDS encoding YfhL family 4Fe-4S dicluster ferredoxin: MAMIIIDECINCGACEPDCPNEAITQGESIFVIDPDKCTECVGAFDEPKCVELCPVDGCIVIDPNHTETREELTAKYERLH; encoded by the coding sequence ATGGCCATGATCATCATCGACGAGTGCATCAACTGCGGCGCGTGCGAGCCCGATTGCCCGAACGAAGCCATCACCCAGGGCGAGTCGATCTTCGTGATCGACCCCGACAAGTGCACCGAGTGCGTCGGGGCCTTCGACGAGCCCAAGTGCGTGGAACTCTGCCCCGTCGACGGCTGCATCGTCATCGACCCGAACCACACCGAGACCCGCGAAGAGTTGACGGCGAAGTACGAGCGCCTGCACTGA
- a CDS encoding RNA-binding protein, whose translation MGRKLFVGNLPYSVSEDELTELFGRCGEVESVQIVRDMATGRPRGFAFVEMTTDEGAAQATSELHDYQLQGRNLAVNEARPKAPRPGGGGVGGGGGGRGRGPGGGGGGGSRRREPRW comes from the coding sequence ATGGGGCGGAAACTGTTCGTGGGCAACCTTCCCTACTCGGTCAGCGAGGACGAGCTGACCGAGCTCTTCGGCCGGTGTGGCGAGGTCGAATCGGTGCAGATCGTGCGTGATATGGCCACGGGCCGGCCTCGGGGCTTCGCCTTCGTCGAGATGACCACCGACGAAGGCGCCGCGCAGGCCACCTCCGAGCTGCACGACTACCAGCTGCAGGGGCGCAACCTCGCCGTCAACGAGGCCCGGCCGAAGGCGCCGCGGCCCGGCGGCGGCGGCGTCGGCGGGGGCGGTGGCGGCCGCGGCCGCGGGCCCGGGGGCGGGGGCGGCGGCGGCTCCCGCCGCCGCGAACCCCGCTGGTAG
- a CDS encoding SDR family oxidoreductase, producing MKDVGLFRLDGKVVAVVGAGSGIGEAVALACARQGARVVCLDLNRAGADATAAAIGAEEGAGSAMTVDIADSRQVDACVDAIVGEHGTLDGVACTPSINVRKPIAQYLDDEFDRVLRVNLKGNFNVLRAAGRVMTARGRGSIVLFSSIRSQVVEPGQAVYAATKAGILQLARGAASEFGRAGVRVNAVGPGVTETPLTAPIKNNEAWYSAYAAKSVLNRWARADEMAGPTVFLLSDAASYVTGTLLVVDGGWLAADGRFQPPGM from the coding sequence ATGAAGGACGTGGGGTTGTTCAGACTGGATGGGAAAGTGGTCGCGGTCGTCGGGGCGGGCTCGGGCATCGGCGAGGCCGTCGCCCTCGCGTGCGCCCGCCAGGGCGCACGCGTCGTATGTCTCGACCTGAACCGGGCCGGCGCCGATGCCACCGCGGCGGCGATCGGCGCAGAGGAGGGCGCGGGTTCGGCAATGACCGTCGACATCGCGGACAGCCGCCAGGTCGACGCGTGCGTCGACGCCATCGTCGGCGAGCACGGCACGCTCGACGGTGTGGCCTGCACGCCGAGCATCAACGTGCGCAAGCCCATCGCCCAGTACCTCGACGACGAATTCGACCGGGTGCTGCGGGTGAACCTCAAGGGCAACTTCAACGTGCTGCGAGCGGCCGGACGTGTCATGACGGCGCGAGGCCGCGGCAGCATCGTGCTCTTCTCGTCGATCCGATCTCAGGTGGTCGAGCCGGGACAGGCGGTCTATGCCGCGACCAAGGCGGGCATCCTGCAGCTCGCCCGGGGCGCGGCTTCGGAGTTCGGTCGGGCCGGCGTGCGGGTGAACGCGGTGGGACCGGGCGTCACCGAGACGCCGTTGACGGCGCCGATCAAGAACAACGAAGCGTGGTATTCGGCGTACGCGGCCAAGAGCGTGCTGAACCGCTGGGCCCGGGCCGACGAGATGGCCGGGCCGACCGTGTTCCTGCTGTCGGATGCCGCCAGTTACGTCACCGGCACGCTGCTCGTCGTCGACGGCGGCTGGCTCGCCGCCGACGGACGGTTCCAGCCGCCAGGCATGTAG
- the hppD gene encoding 4-hydroxyphenylpyruvate dioxygenase — translation MPDNPLRLRSIHHVEFWVGNAKQAAYYYRQAFGFSQFAYAGLETGWRDRTSYALEQGKARIVLTTPLGPEGPMAEHVLRHGDGVRDIAFLVDDADAAFHEAVARGAVGVVEPHDLTDTHGTVRRSAVGTYGDTIHSFIADAGYRGPFLPGYQARVVPGREAGLLRIDHMVGNVELGRMNEWAEWYSRVLGFSRFISFDDKDISTEYSALMSIVMSDNAYAIKFPINEPAAGRRKSQIDEYLEYYRGAGVQHVAMLTADIETTIRTLRANGVEFLAVPDSYYDLLPGRVGEIDEAIETIRSLGILVDRDEEGYLLQLFTKPVQDRPTVFFEIIQRKGSRGFGKGNFKALFEAIEREQALRGNL, via the coding sequence ATGCCGGACAATCCCCTCAGGTTGCGGAGCATCCACCACGTCGAGTTCTGGGTGGGCAACGCCAAGCAGGCGGCCTACTACTACCGGCAGGCGTTCGGGTTCTCGCAGTTCGCCTATGCCGGCCTCGAGACCGGGTGGCGCGACCGCACCTCGTATGCCCTCGAGCAGGGGAAGGCCCGAATCGTCTTGACGACGCCGCTCGGCCCGGAGGGGCCGATGGCGGAACACGTCCTGCGGCACGGCGACGGGGTGCGTGACATCGCGTTTCTCGTCGATGACGCCGACGCCGCCTTCCATGAGGCGGTGGCCCGGGGTGCGGTGGGGGTCGTCGAGCCCCACGACCTCACCGATACCCACGGCACGGTGCGCCGTTCGGCCGTCGGGACCTACGGCGACACCATCCACTCGTTCATTGCCGATGCCGGGTACCGCGGGCCGTTTCTGCCCGGGTATCAGGCGCGGGTCGTGCCGGGACGCGAGGCCGGCCTGCTGCGCATCGACCACATGGTCGGCAACGTCGAGCTCGGCCGCATGAACGAGTGGGCGGAATGGTACAGCCGCGTGCTGGGGTTCTCGCGCTTCATCAGCTTCGACGACAAGGACATCTCGACCGAGTACAGCGCGCTCATGTCGATTGTCATGTCCGACAACGCGTATGCCATCAAGTTCCCCATCAACGAGCCGGCGGCCGGACGCCGCAAGAGCCAGATCGACGAGTACCTCGAGTACTACCGCGGAGCGGGCGTGCAGCACGTCGCCATGCTGACGGCCGACATCGAGACCACGATTCGCACCCTCCGCGCCAACGGCGTCGAGTTCCTGGCGGTGCCCGACAGCTACTACGACCTGCTGCCCGGCCGGGTGGGCGAGATTGACGAGGCCATCGAGACGATCCGGTCGCTCGGCATCCTCGTCGACCGCGACGAGGAGGGCTATCTCCTGCAGCTGTTCACGAAGCCCGTGCAGGACCGGCCGACCGTGTTCTTCGAGATCATCCAGCGCAAGGGCAGCCGCGGGTTCGGCAAGGGCAATTTCAAGGCGCTCTTCGAAGCCATCGAACGCGAGCAGGCCCTCCGCGGCAACCTCTGA
- the modA gene encoding molybdate ABC transporter substrate-binding protein, with product MTARRRRPWLEAAAFVALALGPPGCAERPTLVAAASDLAFALDEIAVAFERHEGHRVAITYGSSGTLTRQIQDGAPFEVFLSADEAFVERLVEADLTRDGGTLYAVGRIVLFVPTGSPLSADEGFDGLHRLLAAGGVQRFAIANPEHAPYGRAAEEALRRHGLWETLRPALVLGENVSQAAQFATTGNAVGGIIAYSLALAPALSGRGSFALIDEADHAPLRQRMVRLARAGPVADRFYAYLQEPAARATLTRYGFVLPD from the coding sequence GTGACGGCACGTCGGCGGCGGCCATGGCTCGAGGCGGCCGCCTTCGTGGCGCTCGCGCTCGGGCCACCAGGGTGCGCCGAGCGACCAACGCTCGTCGCCGCGGCGTCCGACCTCGCGTTCGCGCTCGACGAGATCGCCGTCGCCTTCGAGCGTCACGAGGGGCATCGCGTCGCGATCACCTACGGCTCGTCCGGCACGCTCACCCGGCAGATTCAGGACGGCGCGCCGTTTGAGGTCTTCCTGTCGGCCGACGAAGCCTTCGTCGAGCGGCTGGTCGAGGCCGACCTGACGCGTGACGGGGGGACACTCTACGCCGTGGGCCGCATCGTGCTCTTCGTGCCGACTGGATCGCCGCTCTCGGCCGACGAAGGATTCGATGGGCTGCACCGGTTGCTCGCGGCCGGCGGGGTCCAGCGGTTTGCCATCGCCAACCCGGAGCACGCGCCGTACGGGCGGGCTGCCGAGGAGGCCCTGCGCAGGCACGGGTTGTGGGAGACGCTCCGGCCGGCGCTGGTCCTGGGCGAGAACGTGTCACAGGCAGCGCAGTTCGCCACGACGGGCAACGCCGTCGGGGGCATCATCGCCTACTCGCTCGCCCTGGCGCCGGCCCTGTCCGGACGCGGCAGCTTCGCCCTGATTGACGAGGCCGACCATGCTCCGCTCAGGCAGCGCATGGTCCGGCTCGCAAGGGCCGGCCCCGTGGCCGACCGGTTCTACGCCTACCTGCAGGAGCCCGCGGCACGCGCGACGCTCACGCGCTACGGCTTCGTGCTGCCCGACTGA
- a CDS encoding P1 family peptidase, protein MAAGLTVAAQTPVPDDRGLTAVAGIKVGHFTLSERPTGCTVILTEAGAVGGVDVRGAAPGTRETDLLDPVNTVSVVHAVVLSGGSAFGLDTASGVVKYLEEKGIGYDTRVARVPIVPAAILFDLGIGDAKIRPTADCGYRAAQVATDGPVEQGDIGAGAGATVGKLGQGRSMKAGIGSASIRHPDGLVVAALVAVNAVGDVIDPATGKVIAGVRTPDGKGLADARVLMRSGALRQPPRAGENTTIGIVATNARLTKAQVNKMAQMAHDGFARAINPVHTAGDGDVIFAVATGTFDGEVNTTTVGALAAEAMADAIVRAALTSKGLPSIPSASSLAAGQ, encoded by the coding sequence ATGGCCGCCGGGTTGACGGTCGCGGCGCAGACTCCGGTTCCCGACGACAGGGGCCTCACCGCCGTGGCCGGCATCAAGGTCGGGCACTTCACGCTCAGCGAGCGGCCGACCGGGTGCACGGTCATCCTGACCGAGGCGGGGGCCGTCGGCGGTGTCGACGTCCGGGGTGCCGCGCCCGGCACGCGCGAGACCGACCTGCTCGACCCGGTCAACACCGTGTCGGTGGTCCACGCCGTCGTGCTGTCGGGCGGAAGCGCCTTCGGCCTCGATACCGCGAGCGGCGTCGTGAAGTACCTCGAAGAGAAGGGCATCGGGTACGACACTCGGGTCGCCAGGGTGCCCATCGTACCCGCGGCCATTCTCTTCGACCTCGGCATCGGCGACGCGAAGATCCGTCCAACCGCCGACTGCGGGTACCGTGCCGCGCAGGTGGCCACCGACGGTCCCGTCGAGCAGGGCGACATCGGGGCGGGCGCCGGGGCCACGGTGGGCAAGCTGGGGCAGGGGCGGTCGATGAAGGCCGGCATCGGCAGCGCGTCGATCCGTCACCCCGACGGTCTCGTCGTCGCCGCGCTCGTCGCCGTCAACGCGGTGGGCGACGTGATCGATCCCGCCACCGGCAAGGTCATCGCCGGCGTGCGCACGCCAGACGGCAAGGGGCTGGCCGACGCGCGCGTCCTGATGCGATCGGGCGCGTTGCGCCAGCCGCCGCGCGCCGGCGAGAACACCACGATCGGCATCGTGGCCACGAACGCGAGGCTCACGAAGGCCCAGGTGAACAAGATGGCGCAGATGGCGCACGACGGCTTCGCCCGCGCCATCAACCCAGTCCACACCGCCGGCGACGGCGACGTCATCTTCGCCGTGGCGACGGGGACGTTCGACGGCGAGGTCAACACGACCACTGTGGGCGCGCTCGCCGCCGAGGCGATGGCCGACGCCATCGTCCGGGCGGCTCTCACCTCGAAGGGGCTGCCGAGCATCCCGTCGGCCTCGTCACTTGCCGCCGGCCAGTGA
- a CDS encoding acetylornithine deacetylase/succinyl-diaminopimelate desuccinylase family protein — protein MTPALRDRLLAAVDDATDELVDFTAALIRQPTVNPPGEGYVDCAHLIGDRLAASGFEVEYHDADGRPEHTPTHPRRNVIGRRRGRTDRPLVHLNGHFDVVPVGDGWTVDPFGGLVREGRIYGRGACDMKAGLAAAVYAAESIRRAGVPLEGTVEVSGTVDEESGGWAGAALLASRGRVSSRETDYVIIPEPLNVDRICVGHRGVYWFEVTTHGHIGHGSMPFLGVSAISHMGTILEAIRTELEPALTTRLTEVPVVPPAARHPTINVNTIAGGQVGQAVQTPCVADRCTAIVDRRFILEEGFDATRAEIFALLERTRARVPHLRYEVTDLMVVDPVRTPDGSPLVTTLRHGIADVLGRDAALVASPGTYDHKHFARLGGIEHCVAYGPGILDLAHQPDEWCGIDDLVNATKVIALAIADLVGTR, from the coding sequence ATGACCCCCGCCCTTCGCGATCGGCTCCTGGCCGCGGTCGACGACGCGACCGACGAACTCGTCGACTTCACCGCCGCGCTGATTCGCCAGCCGACCGTCAACCCTCCGGGCGAGGGGTACGTCGACTGCGCTCATCTCATCGGAGACCGCCTCGCCGCGTCCGGGTTCGAGGTCGAGTACCACGACGCCGACGGGCGGCCGGAACACACGCCCACGCACCCACGGCGCAACGTGATCGGCCGGCGTCGCGGTCGCACCGATCGGCCGCTCGTCCACCTGAACGGTCACTTCGACGTGGTGCCGGTCGGCGACGGGTGGACCGTGGATCCTTTCGGCGGCCTCGTGCGCGAGGGCCGCATCTACGGGCGCGGCGCCTGCGACATGAAGGCGGGCCTCGCGGCGGCCGTGTACGCCGCGGAGTCGATCCGGCGGGCAGGCGTGCCGCTCGAGGGCACCGTCGAGGTGAGCGGCACGGTCGACGAAGAGAGCGGCGGCTGGGCGGGGGCGGCGCTGCTCGCCTCACGTGGACGCGTCTCGTCACGCGAGACCGACTACGTCATCATTCCCGAGCCGCTCAATGTCGACCGCATCTGCGTCGGTCACCGCGGGGTGTACTGGTTCGAGGTGACGACGCACGGTCACATCGGCCATGGCAGCATGCCATTTCTCGGGGTGAGCGCCATCAGCCACATGGGGACGATCCTCGAAGCGATCCGCACCGAGCTCGAGCCGGCGCTCACCACGCGGCTCACCGAGGTGCCCGTCGTTCCGCCGGCCGCACGGCACCCGACGATCAACGTCAACACGATCGCCGGCGGCCAGGTCGGGCAGGCGGTGCAGACCCCGTGCGTCGCCGATCGCTGCACGGCGATCGTCGACCGGCGGTTCATCCTCGAGGAAGGTTTCGACGCGACACGCGCGGAGATCTTCGCCCTGCTCGAGCGGACACGCGCGCGGGTGCCGCACCTGCGCTACGAGGTCACCGACCTCATGGTCGTCGACCCCGTGCGCACGCCCGACGGGTCGCCGCTCGTCACGACGCTGCGCCACGGCATCGCCGACGTGCTCGGCCGCGATGCGGCGCTCGTCGCCAGCCCCGGCACCTACGACCACAAGCACTTCGCCCGCCTGGGCGGGATCGAGCACTGCGTGGCGTACGGTCCGGGCATCCTCGACCTCGCGCACCAGCCCGACGAGTGGTGCGGCATCGACGACCTCGTGAACGCGACGAAGGTGATCGCGCTCGCCATTGCCGACCTGGTAGGGACACGATGA